Proteins encoded within one genomic window of Thunnus maccoyii chromosome 22, fThuMac1.1, whole genome shotgun sequence:
- the ankrd46b gene encoding ankyrin repeat domain-containing protein 46 — MSYVFINDSSQTNVPLLQACIDGDLPFAKRLLETGCDPNIRDNRGRTGLHLAAARGNVDICRLLHKFGADLLATDYQGNTALHLCGHVDTIQFLVSNGLKIDICNHNGSTPLVLAKRRGVNKDAIRLLEGLEEQEVKGFNRGPHSKLETMQMADSESAMESHSLLNPNLQSSEGVLSSFRTTWQEFVEDLGFWRVLLLLVVIALLSLGIAYYVSGVLPFSTSQLELVH; from the exons ATGTCCTATGTCTTCATCAACGACTCGTCGCAGACCAACGTGCCTCTGCTGCAGGCCTGCATTGATGGAGACCTGCCATTCGCCAAGAGGCTCCTCGAGACCGGATGCGACCCCAACATCCGCGACAACCGGGGCCGCACCGGCCTGCACCTAGCCGCCGCCCGGGGGAACGTAGACATATGTCGCCTCCTGCACAAGTTCGGGGCCGATCTGTTGGCGACGGATTATCAAGGGAATACGGCGCTGCATCTGTGTGGACATGTGGATACTATACAGTTCCTGGTGTCCAACGGGCTGAAGATTGATATCTG TAACCACAATGGGTCGACGCCTCTGGTGCTGGCGAAGAGACGCGGCGTCAACAAGGACGCCATTCGTCTTCTGGAGGGActggaggagcaggaggtgAAAGGCTTCAACAGAGGGCCACACTCCAAACTGGAAACTATGCAGATGGCTGACAGTGAGAG TGCGATGGAGAGCCACTCCTTACTCAACCCCAACCTGCAGAGCAGCGAGGGCGTCCTGTCCAGCTTCAGGACCACCTGGCAGGAGTTTGTGGAGGACCTGGGCTTCTGGAGGGTCCTGCTGCTACTGGTGGTCATCGCCCTCCTCTCCCTGGGCATCGCCTACTACGTCAGCGGGGTCCTGCCTTTCTCCACCAGCCAGCTGGAGCTGGTGCACTGA
- the LOC121889425 gene encoding uncharacterized protein LOC121889425, with the protein MAPLRYLFCLLYSVSSVFGEHQQVILGDAATFCATGKRAKGEEAKLDYRGDHITRPVAVRQDVWVLSDYYKDRVISRNSCVVFNRTFYTDTGSYELTCGKNITFIQLDVVSASEASVTEGETATLKCYYIGQYVRWERNEKLVLELNCSSGEIRYGTGFEGRASVSSDCKQGDFSLILEKAELKDRGDYFCYGQSNGEKERGNPAAVRLTTNPEQTSPILNTTQSLTEEKQTGTWTNESVIAWLAVAIVVALVVGIVVGIGLGWLLKSRCSSASPGPRARGDLDVALRPLNSQSTSPAQANG; encoded by the exons ATGGCACCGCTGCGCTatcttttttgtcttctttattCTGTCAGCTCTGTTTTCGGAGAACATCAGCAGGTGATTTTAGGAGACGCGGCGACATTTTGCGCGACTGGAAAACGTGCGAAAGGAGAAGAAGCCAAACTGGATTACCGGGGGGACCACATCACCCGGCCAGTAGCTGTTCGTCAAGATGTATGGGTTCTATCCGACTATTACAAAGACAGGGTTATTAGTCGGAACTCTTGCGTCGTCTTCAACCGCACATTTTACACTGACACCGGATCGTATGAGTTAACCTGCGGCAAGAATATTACATTTATCCAGCTGGATGTTGTTTCAGCCTCTGAAGCATCCGTGACTGAGGGGGAAACGGCCACACTGAAGTGCTATTACATAGGTCAATATGTGAGGTGGGAAAGAAACGAAAAGCTTGTGTTGGAACTGAATTGCTCCTCCGGGGAGATCAGATATGGGACTGGCTTTGAGGGAAGAGCGTCTGTGTCATCTGACTGCAAACAAGGAGATTTCTCGCTGATTTTGGAGAAGGCAGAGCTGAAGGATAGGGGTGACTACTTCTGCTATGGGCAGAGCAacggggagaaagagagaggaaatcCCGCTGCTGTGAGGTTAACTACCAACCCTGAACAGACGAGCCCCATCCTGAAT ACGACACAGAGCTTGACTGAAGAGAAACAAACGGGAACTTGGACCAATGAGTCTGTGATCGCTTGGCTTGCAGTTGCTATCGTGGTTGCTCTTGTGGTTGGTATTGTGGTTGGTATTGGGCTTGGCTGGCTCCTGAAGTCCCGCTGCTCCAGTGCCTCACCAGGACCCCGTGCTCGAGGAGATCTAGATGTGGCTTTGAGACCCCTGAACAGTCAGTCTACTAGTCCTGCTCAGGCCAATGGGTGA
- the LOC121889001 gene encoding uncharacterized protein LOC121889001 codes for MDLYIYRPCKDGIIKRGCCCEPEVQKEELWISMCVLGEHHNATLGDPFTFSVSDYCMDSKKFTLTRRLKDDSEKAVGHFANDVWVPGEDYKDRVKHISNTSVVLTDITLNDDGMFEFTCGGRFVPVQLDVVVPCDVLGTEGETVKLPYYFTTFGEHDVEIIRWEKNNELVLELNLFSRKVTYGTGFGGRVSVSPDWFLRGDLSLKLERAQLEDKGVFFIHKKDKKRGKMGNPAAVRLKFKEKNSGQIAFTPLTASPPQNCTEEKAMGTWTTVLITAVVTTVIVVLLAGLFRWLKSRKTCGQSDERPATDVEMGLVNNRGPAGSQVNGVF; via the exons ATGGATTTATACATCTACCGGCCATGTAAAGACGGAATAATAAAGAGGGGTTGCTGCTGTGAGCCTGAAGttcaaaaagaggaactttggaTCT CCATGTGCGTTTTGGGAGAACATCACAACGCAACTTTGGGAGACCCCTTTACCTTTTCAGTGAGTGACTATTGCATGGATAGCAAGAAGTTCACACTCACTCGACGGCTGAAAGATGACAGCGAAAAGGCCGTAGGACACTTTGCAAATGATGTTTGGGTGCCAGGGGAAGATTACAAAGACCGGGtgaaacacatttcaaacactTCCGTCGTCTTAACCGACATTACCCTCAATGATGACGGAATGTTTGAGTTCACCTGTGGTGGCCGCTTTGTACCCGTGCAGCTGGATGTCGTTGTGCCCTGTGACGTGCTGGGAACTGAGGGAGAAACAGTTAAACTTCCCTACTACTTCACTACTTTCGGTGAACATGATGTGGAGATTATAcgatgggaaaaaaacaatgagcttGTCCTTGAGCTGAATCTTTTCTCCAGGAAGGTCACATATGGGACAGGATTTGGGGGAAGAGTGTCAGTGTCACCCGACTGGTTCTTACGAGGAGACCTGTCTCTGAAACTGGAGCGAGCTCAGCTGGAGGATAAAGGTGTTTTCTTCATCCacaagaaagataaaaaaagaggaaagatgggaaatcctgctgctgtaaGGCTGAAGTTCAAAGAGAAGAACTCTGGTCAGATCGCCTTCACACCGTTGACTGCATCT CCGCCACAGAACTGCACTGAAGAGAAAGCGATGGGGACTTGGACCACCGTCCTCATAACAGCCGTTGTGACGACTGTGATTGTTGTACTTTTAGCTGGTTTGTTTCGGTGGCTGAAATCCCGCAAAACATGTGGACAAAGTGATGAAAGACCTGCGACAGATGTGGAGATGGGACTTGTGAACAATAGAGGACCTGCTGGTTCTCAAGTTAATGGGGTCTTTTAA